Proteins encoded together in one Lathyrus oleraceus cultivar Zhongwan6 chromosome 5, CAAS_Psat_ZW6_1.0, whole genome shotgun sequence window:
- the LOC127082733 gene encoding wall-associated receptor kinase 3: MALQYSKQLLLMVVVAVFHTKAKAATQPPNCPTKCGSVTIPFPFGTTKDCSLDNTFLINCNETSSTTSNSTTLIPFLPNTNQSVLNISLENGTLRVAWPVASDCYTEKGTLMNQKLQDINMTYFPLSPTRNKLIAVGCDTVGVFFATGSDGETYTSGCVALCNRRDDIVVNESCSGTGCCEVSIPHGHVLTEVVYASRSIFKNHLVVHNFNPCGYAFLVEDGNYRLAYKDLVELEMEFPVLLDWAIGNKTCEQAKKDISSYACKADKSTCHQAATKKLGYLCKCLDGYRGNPYLNHGCQDIDECEESNDCVNRTCVNRPGSYYCKCPTGYEGDGKRNGTRCSLKSRKEHMLIIALSVSVSVVGLLMGSIYAYWALKKIKLIKLKEQFFQQNGGLLLQQQLVKYGGSTETTKIFTAEELNKATNNFDEENIVGQGGQGTVYKGVLQDNRTLAIKKSKINDSSQVEPFINEVILLSQINHRNVVKLLGCCLETEVPLLVYEFIPNGTLYEHLHDLNQSIKLSWKTRLRIAKETAGVLAYLHSAASTPIIHRDVKSTNILLDDNLTAKVSDFGASRMVPLDKTQITTLVQGTMGYLDPEYFQTSQLTEKSDVYSFGVVLAELLTGKKALCFGRPEVGRNLALYFVSSMKEGQLFHILDKNIDEPNVEHLKEVALITERCLRVKSEERPTMKEVAMGLEGILVIEEQQNWGSDKLPSEVTENKLNAAPSVINVEHGVGGSGINSSDSYSINQISMSGIGGR, encoded by the exons ATGGCTTTGCAGTACTCAAAACAGCTGCTGCTGATGGTGGTTGTTGCTGTCTTTCATACAAAAGCAAAAGCGGCAACTCAACCACCAAATTGTCCAACAAAGTGTGGCTCGGTCACCATTCCTTTTCCATTTGGAACCACCAAGGATTGTTCCCTAGACAACACTTTTCTCATCAACTGTAACGAAACATCTTCAACTACATCAAACTCAACAACACTGATACCTTTTTTGCCAAACACTAATCAAAGTGTCTTAAATATTTCACTCGAAAACGGTACACTGCGTGTTGCATGGCCAGTAGCCAGCGATTGCTACACTGAAAAGGGTACACTCATGAACCAAAAACTTCAGGACATCAACATGACTTATTTTCCTCTCTCGCCAACTCGAAATAAGTTGATAGCAGTTGGCTGTGACACAGTTGGAGTATTCTTCGCAACGGGTTCTGATGGAGAAACATACACCAGTGGATGTGTGGCTTTGTGTAACAGGCGTGATGATATTGTGGTCAATGAATCTTGTTCTGGCACTGGCTGTTGCGAAGTTTCAATACCCCACGGTCATGTGTTAACGGAAGTAGTCTATGCATCTCGTAGCATATTCAAGAACCACTTGGTAGTACATAACTTCAATCCATGTGGTTATGCGTTTTTGGTTGAAGATGGAAACTACAGGTTGGCATACAAAGACCTCGTCGAGTTGGAGATGGAGTTCCCAGTGTTGTTGGATTGGGCAATAGGGAACAAAACGTGCGAGCAAGCAAAGAAGGATATTTCAAGTTATGCATGTAAGGCTGACAAAAGTACATGTCACCAGGCAGCAACCAAAAAATTGGGTTACCTTTGCAAATGCCTTGATGGATATCGGGGAAATCCTTACCTCAATCATGGTTGCCAAG ATATCGATGAATGCGAGGAATCCAATGACTGCGTTAACAGAACATGTGTCAATCGTCCTGGAAGCTACTATTGTAAATGCCCGACAGGATATGAGGGAGACGGAAAACGTAATGGAACGAGATGCAGTCTCAAATCAAGAAAAGAGCACATGTTGATCATTGCATTGA GTGTTAGTGTAAGCGTGGTAGGACTACTGATGGGAAGCATTTACGCATATTGGGcattgaagaaaataaagctCATTAAACTTAAAGAGCAGTTTTTTCAACAAAACGGCGGCTTACTCTTACAACAACAGCTAGTGAAGTATGGAGGGTCAACAGAAACAACTAAAATCTTCACTGCTGAGGAGCTAAATAAAGCAACCAACAACTTCGATGAAGAAAATATCGTAGGCCAAGGTGGTCAGGGAACAGTTTACAAAGGAGTTTTACAAGATAACAGAACGCTAGCAATAAAGAAGTCCAAAATCAATGACTCAAGTCAGGTTGAGCCGTTCATCAATGAAGTGATCCTGCTTTCTCAAATCAACCATAGAAATGTGGTAAAACTCTTGGGTTGTTGCTTAGAGACAGAAGTCCCCTTGCTTGTTTATGAATTCATTCCCAATGGTACATTATACGAGCATCTTCATGATCTAAACCAATCGATAAAGCTTAGCTGGAAAACAAGACTGCGAATAGCAAAAGAAACTGCTGGAGTCCTGGCATATTTGCATTCTGCTGCTTCTACACCAATCATACATCGAGATGTGAAATCTACAAATATACTTCTAGATGACAATCTCACTGCAAAGGTTTCTGATTTTGGAGCTTCGAGGATGGTTCCTCTTGATAAAACTCAGATAACCACTCTAGTGCAGGGGACAATGGGGTATCTTGACCCAGAATACTTCCAAACAAGCCAGTTAACAGAGAAGAGTGATGTATATAGCTTCGGGGTTGTGTTAGCAGAGCTACTGACAGGAAAGAAAGCACTGTGTTTTGGCAGGCCAGAGGTAGGTAGAAACCTTGCATTGTACTTTGTTTCTTCAATGAAAGAAGGTCAGTTATTTCATATTCTGGACAAAAATATTGATGAGCCAAATGTGGAGCATCTTAAGGAAGTTGCTCTAATTACAGAAAGGTGTTTAAGGGTGAAGAGTGAGGAAAGACCGACCATGAAAGAAGTGGCAATGGGACTTGAAGGAATATTAGTTATTGAAGAGCAGCAGAATTGGGGAAGTGACAAATTGCCTTCAGAAGTGACTGAAAACAAGCTCAACGCAGCACCGTCTGTTATCAATGTTGAACACGGTGTTGGCGGAAGTGGCATTAACTCTTCGGACTCATATAGCATAAACCAGATTTCGATGTCGGGGATTGGTGGAAGATAG
- the LOC127079651 gene encoding uncharacterized protein LOC127079651: protein MTCVTAFIPLRGNQVTESFRVYLDRLVAKDMHFHIYVDQRQTRPFDEIVLYSGWLPYKSHLTAPHLSECVMRKFGYTQIILRHPIVYAPLALIRRHIKDMFDDYDSHMIPETAWATIAESDWSYVDGYIRWFFRVSHPYMVHAAPGDTPRLVHQDILEEEQAQLCHVEDVSPMYCSIVEITRTYIDRGIFSDGSNVRQVLDAIITEARGALLYQRHRWRTEGLMAER from the coding sequence ATGACGTGTGTTACTGCTTTTATCCCGCTCAGAGGAAACCAGGTGACTGAGTCTTTCAGAGTCTATCTTGACCGTTTGGTTGCTAAGGACATGCACTTCCACATCTATGTTGATCAGCGTCAGACGCGACCATTTGACGAGATAGTGTTATACTCTGGATGGTTGCCCTACAAATCGCATCTCACTGCCCCACATCTATCCGAGTGCGTCATGCGGAAGTTCGGCTACACTCAAATCATTCTCAGACACCCTATTGTCTATGCACCTCTTGCCTTGATACGTAGACATATAAAGgacatgtttgatgattatgacAGTCATATGATACCGGAGACGGCATGGGCTACCATAGCTGAGAGCGACTGGAGCTACGTCGACGGGTACATCAGATGGTTCTTTAGGGTGTCACATCCATATATGGTGCATGCTGCTCCAGGAGATACGCCGAGACTAGTTCATCAGGATATACTTGAGGAGGAGCAAGCACAATTATGTCATGTTGAGGATGTCTCGCCTATGTATTGTAGCATAGTGGAGATTACGCGTACATACATTGACAGAGGTATCTTCTCTGATGGGTCTAATGTAAGGCAGGTCCTAGATGCCATCATAACGGAGGCACGAGGGGCATTGTTGTATCAGAGACATCGTTGGAGGACAGAGGGATTGATGGCTGAGAGGTAG